In Neofelis nebulosa isolate mNeoNeb1 chromosome 13, mNeoNeb1.pri, whole genome shotgun sequence, the genomic stretch TTATTCCAATTATACATTCAAAGACTGGGGAAATGATGATGGAGTAGGTCCATGGACACCAGTGGACCCACAGTAAGCAGGGTGTGGACCAGAGCTCCATTTATTGTATGTACCCATATAGCCCTACTATAATAGAGGCCTATGCTGATGTTTTGATATAAATGTTAATTAGGACTCTGTGCCCTATAGTTCTCATTCAAAtattcagatatttctttttctcaagtgTAAAGTTATTTGGGTAAATGGACAGAGGTCCCTTATGGAAGAATCATTAGCAAGTAACTTTTCATGGTGTCATTGAATTCTTTTTCCTAGGATGACGTTTCCATCAGTCAGTGTATTCCAGGTCTGAGGATGGCTCATGTCTCCATATTGGACAACATCTGAATATTggaatttttattgaggtatccACCCCCACTCTCTTGATCAttcatctttaatttcatttaattgtaTAACTTGAGAAATACTTTCATAGGCTGCCCATTTATCATGACATTTGGAGTGCCATGTTCTCTTAACCACCTCCATGGTTCTTTACAAGTCATACTTCATTACCCATTACTATTTACTATAATTGTGCTTACCTCTCTTTTTCAGTGAAGTAGATTCTTTTCAGTGGTTTCAGTTATCTGGATTCTTTTATTTGGGGATCCTGTCATGTCCATGGTTATCAGGGAGCCTAGTTCTTTAGCAGGATCTCTTATTGCCCTGGATGACCAAAGACAACTGCCATTGAGCTTCTTAATGATGTTAGTGTCCCTCTTACTGGCACATTACTTAACACTCTGGTCAATGGACTGTCCTGTAAGCCCTTTCTTAGAACATTGTGGATGGGTGGGTTTTCTGGccttatgtattatatataatctaaTAGCCTCACTTCTCTGAATCTTTTGATTACTGTCTTAACCATCTGTCCCATTTCTACTTCATTAGGTGTAGGCTATTGCTTTGTCCAAGCTTCCAAGAACCATCCTAACAGCATTTTAGCACTGTCTCCTGGGATTCTTGATGGGATGTAAACCTTGGATCACAGTAGAATGCTCACATATTGATGAACTCATTAATTTCCAACTTCACATTCTGTTCTCCTTGATACAGCATACTCAGGATGTAATCTCATGGAAACTCTCCTGGCTCCTGCTGGGAAATGTTGGCTAGGTAGTGCAGCTTCTTTGATATAtagtttttaacatattttagcAGGCTCAGAACTACCCCAGGTAGGTTGTTATAACTTTCTCCATGACCCGGTGGCCAGGAGATCTGACCTAGGGCAGATCACAAAGGGATGTGTGTTATTTTGCAAGGCAAAAACTTCTGTACCATCTTCAAGCAAAAGTGGAGTGGGGAGTGCAAGCCTTTAAAGAGAGGAGTGGACCACTTCTGAATAGATAGAGGATTCAGGGGAGTCTGAATATATACAAAGATTCAAGATTTTCTAGTGCATCAACCAACATGTTTGCGTTTCAAGTCTCCATGTCCCACTCCTTCCTAATCAGAATCCTGCCTATACTATAAAAGACCTGCTGATGTAGAGAATTCaaccttctctgtttctctgcctgggTCCAATCTACAGATTTTCTGTCCTCTGTTTGCAGGAGATGAGAATCTTTTTTGTATTATTGAGGAGGCCCCTAAGGTCTCATACCATCTCATGTTGGTAGTATTTTACCCTTGGACTTTCATTTTTACCTCAGTTCTCCattagtggatttttaaaatagttgcaCCATAACTGCACACTAGTGATAGAATTCTCATTTTGGAACTAGGTGATCCAGCTCATAAATTCCATCTTGTGGTTGCCTTCCTAGAATCATTTTTGGCAGGAACTGTCCCAGGTTGGCTTCCTCAGGTGACTAAGGCTGTGAGGTTTCCATGCAGAAGGTTAATTGAGGAGTGCTTTTAGTACCAACACCTGTGATGAGTGAGAGTCACAGGACCGCACAAAGGAAGAAGTTGAATTCTGATGTAGTTGCAGGAGAGGCCTCAGCTGAGATCTGAGGCTGTCATGTTCTTCACAGTTGTCCTAGTTGAGTCAAGAGACTTTGTACTCCAGCACCATCAGTCACTGGATGCAGATGCCTCCAGGAAGAAGGATGTGTATTCTTTTCACCTAGAGCAATTCCTGGGGAGGAATTCAGTTGTGAATTATCAGCAGTCTGTACTCTTGGCAGCTGGAGAAATGGGTGCCTCAGTCTATTTGGGACTGAGGACTATTTGGGCAGTGGACCACAGAGTTCACCACAGTTCTGGTAGagatatgttgaataaatgattgaatggtCCTTTTGGAGCTATAACTCCTTTTGGAGTTATAAGCCTCTTGAATTTATATTCCATTTGGGTTGTTATGTAGTAATTGGCATAGCACCTTCCATATAATAGTTGACTGATCAGTATGTGTTCAACAAGTATACGAAGGAATGAATTTTAGGGCTCTTATTCATCGTGACTATTCTAGTCCCAGTCAATACAACGGAGGTTTTAACTATAATCCCTTGCATTGCGGTTTTAGAAAATTTGCCACTCCCACAAAGAAGGATGCTGTGGGTTTACTATTTATGTGTAACAGTGACTAGAAAGGTCACTTTGAAATGTGGTGGTGTGAGTGGGCACTACCTGAACCTAATATTCATGCTACACTGACTCTCAACCATGACATAGAACCCACTAGTGCCTGGAGGATGTCAATTCATTGGCATGCATGGACTTAGGTAGGGGCTGAGTCTTGTGTGCTGTAGAAATGCCTATTAGTTTCATTCTGAGTGCTTAAAAGCATAccagacggggcgcctgggtggcttgtcggttaagcatccgacttcagctcaggtcatgatctcagggtccgtgagttcgagccccgcgtcgggctctgtgctgacagctcagagcctggagcctgtttcagattctgtgtctccctctctctctgaccctcccctgttcatgctctgtctctctctgtctcaaaaataaataaacgttaaaaaaaaaaagcataccaGACATGCTTACAAATTCTTTCTTGGAAACAGATTGTTGGTAAGTGCTTTATTTCCTCTCTAAATACATAGTTTGTCACCACATGCATTAATTCTTCATTAAACGATGTCAACATTCTACTAGGTAGAAATAATTGTACCCTTTTCTTAGGTGCAATTATCCTGATGAAAGTAATTAGTCAACACAGCTACTTAAGAAGGAGCCCTGCATTTGGAAGAGATTCAACTTATATGTACCATGTGGTAGGGATTTAGCTTGGCACTGGATTCAACTTGGCAACACGTACAACTTCTCAGAGGGCTCCTTGGTTGTTGTGTTTTTCTGCATAAAGATGATATCCCCAGAAAATCCGGTACAAAGAAAACATACTTACATGTATTAAGACCCAAAGCATACCTGTTATTCtgacaaaaattatttgtatacattatttttttaatccacacaAGAAAATATGATTCTAATTTTGCTTTATTCTCTCCTGCCTGTTTGCCAACTCACTGGACCTTCAGCTAATGTTGTACATACACATAAATCTCTCCCTTGCCATCAACTATGCATTTGGAGTTTGGATTTTGCtaaaacaaatagaagaaaacaactcTTTAATAGTGTGAGATCTGAGGCAGTTTGTGATGGTGGACAGTtcctataaaattttaaactctttaaGTTATTCTCACTCTTTTTCTGAATAAAGAGGTAAAGATATTTTTTCAAAGGCTCTCAAATCTCTACTGCTAAATTTTCTGGGAGTGATGGCAATCCTGATTAGGATTTGTGTTACACAAGTGTTTGCAATTGTCAAACTTTAGTGaatgatcattttatttcaaaggaaaagactggaaacaaaTATTGAATTCTAGTGATATGtatactgaagtatttatggaGAAGGATACCAATGCCTGCAATTTAATatgaaatgcataaaaataatatgagttatctctctgcttctccccgtTCAACAATCCCATCTTCTGGTGTAGTGCCAGCTGTGTCCCCAAGACACGATGGTGAAAGTTAGAGTAAACAGATTTGGCTGTATTGGGCACCTAATTACCAGGGATGCTTTTAACTCTGGCAAAGTGGATATTGTTGCCATCAATGACCCTTTCATTGACCTCACCTACATGGTCTACATGTTCCAGTGTGATCCTACCCACAGCAAATTAAATGGTACAGTCAAGGTTGAGAATGGGAAACTTGTCATCAATGGAAAGCCCATCTCCATCTTCTAGAAGAAAGATCCCACCAACATCAAATGGGTGATGCTGGTGCTGAGTATGTTGTGGAGTCCACTCGGGTCTTCACCACCATGGAGGAGGCTGGGGCTCACTTGAAGAGTTATCATCTCCACTCATTCTTCTGGTACCCCCATGTTTGCGATGGGCATGAACTATGAGAAGTATTACAACCCTCTCAAGATTGTTGGCAATACCTCTTGCAACACCAACTGCTTGGCCCCTCTGGCCAAGGTCATCCATGACAACTTTGGCATCGTGGAGGGACCCATTACCATGGTCTATGCCATCACTGCCACCCAGGAGACCATGGACGACCTCTCTGGGAAGCTGTGTCACCATGGCCAAGGGGCTACCCAGAGCATTATCCCTACTTCTTCTGGTGCTGCTAAGGCTGTAGGCAAGGTCATCCCTGAGCTAAATAGGAAGCCCACTGGCATGGCCTTCTGTGTCCCGATCCCCAATGTGTCAATTGTAGGTATTATCTGCAGCCTAAAGAAAGCTGACAAGTACAATGACATCAAGAAGGTGGTGAAACAGGCATTAGAGGGCCCCCTCAAGTGCACCCTGGGCAACACTGAGGACCACTTTGTCTCCTGTGACTTTAACAGTGATACCCACTCTTACACTTTTGATGCTGGAGCAGGCTTTGCTCTCAATAACCACTTTGTCAAGCAAATTTCCtattatgaaaatgaatttgGCTACAGCAACTGGGTGGTGGACTTTATGGTCCATATGGTCTCCAAGGAGTAAGATCCCTTGGACCACCAGCCCGAGGgagtgaaagaggaagagacagtgcCTCAGCTGCTGGAGAATCCTTGCCCCAACTCACCCCCTCAACATACTGAGAATCCCCCAACCTCTACACAGTTTCCATCACAGACCCcctgaagaaggggaggggcttggggagCCCTACCTTGTCATGTACCATCGATAAGTATACTATACccagacaaaaaaataatatgagTGTTGGATGAATATAGGGATGGATAGATAGAGTTGTGATAAGTAGAGTAAATGTTAATTAATGGTAGAATCTAGGTTATAGGTACAGGGGTGttccatgaaaaattataaaaatttttctatatgttggaaattttcataacaaaatactggaaataaTCACCATTGGCACTCCTTTTGTAGTGCCCTTGAGGCAAACTTTGATCAAAAGGGTGTAACAATTCAATTTATCCAAGGTCTACTGAGTACCCACCTTGGCAAAGTTTGGTGCCGGGTATGACATTTCATTGGGATTCCATACTTAGAAGTCTTCCTCTATTCTTAGATGGGGCTAGTGCTCTGAGCAGCTCTTGCCCTCCCTTTAATTCTGATTCCAGCAGGGAGAATATAGGTAAATGTATCCCAACACTTTGGAATTGatggattccttccttccttccttccttccttccttccttccttccttccttccttccttcccttcttccctccttctctccatccaTGTGTACTCTATTTCTCTGTTTGGTGTAGGTCGTTTAAAAAGTGTTTGAGATGGAGTTCTACAGTCAAGAAGCTTAACATGTAATGGGAATCTCAGCATGAAGTCACTATTCCTGCAAGTTCCACTCTGACATTGTTTATTCATACTTTCAGACAACATCACTTCACAACGAGGTATGTAATGTAAGATATGTGAAAATACACTTGTGTGCAACTGGAAAACttcaaaagtagaatttaaaaaaaatttttttcctgataatttCTAAAGCCACAAAATATTCCAGtcacaaataaaaaaccaaggCTTTCCTGTGGGAAACTTTAGAGAAAACCTAACAAAACTTTTACCCAATTGGAGTAAACCATTAAATACGTAAAAGCACTTTAGTAGCACATAAAACCAAACCAAGTCCTCTGAAAATCATGGGGCCAAATCAAATGCTAAGATTTAAAAAGTCCCAACTGAATGAAGTCTCACCCAAGTCCTGCCAAGGGAGTTACTGCTCCCTCCAgagttgtctctttttttttatgggttTTAATTAAGTTTTACAGAATAAATTAGTTCACCATATTTGAATCACATTTgcacacagagatgaaaagttcttctttttcccttccagaTCAGGGCTTTACTACAGAAAAAGCAATCTGTGTGATGCAACTACTATTGAAGCTCCAGTCAATAAAAATGTCCAGtgaagtgggagggagaggaaatgggAAAGAGAACCAAAGAGGAAGAAGCAAGAGCAAAGGAAGCAAATGGAGAACacagaaaggcaggaaaaaaacgAGGAAAAGTAGATGAAGCCCTGGGGCAGCCAATGACTCAGTGCTCTTAGTTGGAGCCAAATGCTAAAAACTTGCTGTGAGATTCTAAACATGTGTCTGGTTCCCTTTGCCTTCGCTTCAAAATCAGTAAACTGCTCAGTGAAAGTCTTCATATCCCATTGTTAGAAACCGGAGTGTCAGGTACTCTGCGATCCTAAGAATCAGTGATCCAGATCCCTGCTTCTTGGCTTTTTAGTATCATCTACAACAGGAAAAAGATCTCTCTCACCTATTTCTGTTTTGGTATTAGAATTTCTGGATGTTTTTCTTTACCTGCTTTTGCCTCAGTTTAAAcatagaatgaaaaagaaacaaacaaatgaaaaacaaagagagaaacttGAAACTTAGAGTGACAGTTCCTTCCACAAGATGGtgcttatctttctctgatttgttctggctatttatttatttacttatttatttagaaacagagagagagaaagagaacatgggggagaggcagagagagaggtagagacagaatcccaagcaggctccacactcagtgtggagctggatgcagggcttgatcccaaccctgggatcatgacctgtgccgaaatcaagagttggatgctcaactaactgagccatccaggtgcccgtctttctctgtttttattttccaccttGAGAATTGGAATGACTGTGACTTGGGTTTCAAAATGATTTGGTTgattatacatacacatttctGAAAGAATCATAGGATTTTATTCATTGGGATATTTAAGTTACATGGTACATTATCGAAGTGGGAAATGAAGGGAGTACTGCAGTTTGGGTATTcctggaaacagactctgagatggagattAACATGTAGGGAATTATGGAATATTCATGGGACTGACACCTGCATAAGCAAATGGAAGGAAGCAGGATTGGACGTAGGATGAGTTTAGACTGTGATGTAGTCCTAATGCAGATCTTAGCTAACTCTTGGGGCTCTGAAGCTGGGACAACCGACCTTCCATAGTTGTTCCTTTTGGGGATCAGAGGCCAGGACCTTATACTTCTGTACTGACCAGTCCCTGGATTTGGGCAGCTCCATGAGACAGCCTACTGTCTGGTGAGACAGCTCTCTTTAGCAGACGGTCTTCTGGAAGAAGGCTGGCATCTGAGAGTGTGGTCACCAACAGTATTCCCAGCAACTGTGGGAATAAATCTTGCCTTCTGGAGGGAGAGTACAGCATCCACTATAAAGGgcatactttcttcttttccttctttttcttattctacaTCTCCTAGAATGCATCAGCCACACTCCCACATGGTTCTATGGTCTCTCCATAGGCATGCAGTTAGCCTGGGATAGtccttctcagttttttttctgtttcaggttGGTTCCCTGATCAGCTAAAGCTGTGGCTTCAGTTTTCCTACCAGCTTATCTTTCACCTTTGGTTTGAAATTGAGAAAGACCAATGTGCCTCGATGGAGAAATTCCACCTACTCAGATTGCTGGGCTGGGGAGGAACAAAGCATGACCCATCAGTGAGAAATGTACAAGTACTGCATTGGTTTCTGCTAATTTTTCTGATCTGTTTGGTGGTGCAGAAATGGATGgtggttgtttttctgtttcttgctcGTAAGGAATGTTAATATGAGTTTCAAGTCAATCCACTGGTGGATCTATATATTTTCCTTGGAGAGCTTAAGAAGGGCTcactaaataatattcttttcCACCCATCAATCTGTGTTAGGAAGATGTATGACTGGTATCTAAGGCACTGTCAGTGTGTTATTTTCCATGTTCCTCTCACatgtcaaatataaaaatacagccTGTCAGTGTAAATGTGATATGGGGCATTGTTCAGAGAGACTGTGAAAAATCCTGCAGTGCTCCCTGATTCATCATTTCAACAGCCTAATCATTTCATAGCCCCGTCTAAACAAAAACAGTTAAGGGCATTCCGACTTAAGGGGTACTGAATCAGGGTTGATTCAGAAAGGACTGAAAGATCCCAtgagaaaaaatgttttggagAAAATAAGAGAAGCCTTGTCTTTGTCCTCGATTTCCTAGTTCCTGATCTTTTTCAGGAGGTTGTTTATCAGTTAATTATTCTCTACCACACCCTGCACCCTGACATTTTGCCAAAGCGGCCGGAAGGCCTcgttaaatcagaatttctactTTCAGCTCACCTGTCACAGCTAAAGGCTTCCTCAAATGCATTGACATtgattaatatttaatgattgaATAGTAGAAATATTGGCTCAgcactttttactttttcttcctttaaattaaaaaaaaaaaccctttaggATGGACTTGGCTTCATGCGCACTCAGCTCTAGATTTTTCCAGTGTGAAATTTATGTGGGTGTCAAGAAGGGTAAAAGACCATCGCCCTGTAGAAAGCAATGTGTGCTCTAGGAAAAGGCTAGCctgtgacacagagagagaactaACATTTAATTAGCACTTACTCTGTCAGGCACTATATTAGGTACCTTCCATTATTCATCTCCAATAGTCACAACGCATCTACAAGGTAggtatctttatttcatttgcaaaCGAGGAAACACCTTCAAAGAAGGTAGAaaatttgcctgaggtcacatatTCAAGTGACAGAGCCCATATTTGAATCTTGCATTGTTGGGCTACATGGTCCATACTCTTTCCAAACACATGTTGCCTCCCTGTCAAAAGGAAGCCTGAGCCCGATTGAGGCAGTACCTTTTTTGACTCCAGCAATTATTTTGTGTCCTTGTGTCTCcatttttccatctgtgaaataggCTATAAGCCAGATCTTGAATTATAATTTGGGCTCTTTCAGGACAATGAGATTCTGGTTTTAAATCAAGTTAGCTCTTAGTTTATATGAGCAATACcttacagataatttttttatggCATGCAGATGGAAAAGGAGACTAAGAAACATTTCCTTCCAGGGCAAGTAATAACGTATATAAACatgctaaaacaaaaacaccttcaaATGTGTATAGTGTGCATATTTAGGGAGATTGATCATCATAATGATAGTAGAGAAGAGGCATGCTCAGGTGGAAAGAGGGTAGACTTTGAATCAGTTAAGTTCTGCTACTAGTTCCCATTAGCTCTGAGACACTGGGGCAAGTTTTGTAACCCCTacaagcctccatttcctcataaataaaatagggataataatccCTACTTCGCAAAAATTTTGTGAAGAGGCGAAGAGGTAATGTATTTAAGGGACCTTGAATGGTGTTTGGTACAAAGTGGGCACCTGTTAAATAAGGGGTTCgtattattaacattaaaaaagaagagtgcctggggggctcagttggttaagtgtctgactttggctcaggtcatgatctcactgttcatgagtttgagccccgcatctggctctgtgctgaaagattatagccgggagcctgctttggattctgtgtctccctgtctctctgcccctccccc encodes the following:
- the LOC131492371 gene encoding glyceraldehyde-3-phosphate dehydrogenase-like, with the protein product MVKVRVNRFGCIGHLITRDAFNSGKVDIVAINDPFIDLTYMVYMFQCDPTHSKLNGTVKVENGKLVINGKPISIF